The Prochlorococcus marinus XMU1408 genomic sequence TTATAATCTAGGAAATATATTGAGAGCTCTTGGTAAATTACAAGAAGCAGAAGAATCCATCAGAAAAGCAATTGAACTTAAGCCTGATTTCGTAGAAGCACATTCAAATCTAGGACTTGTTTTAAAAAATCTTGGCAACTTAAGCGATGCAGAATTATCACTTCGCAAAGCAATTGAACTTAAACCTGATTTCGCCAATGCTTATTCCAATCTAGGAACAATCTTGAAAGATCTTGGCAACTTACATGAGGCTGAATTATCACTTCGCAAAGCAATCGCACTTAAACCTGATTTCGCCAATGCTTATTCCAATCTGGGAACAATCTTAAAAAACCTTGGCAATTTAAAGGAAGCTGAATTATTTCAGCGCAAAGCAATTGAACTTAAACCTGATTTTGCAAGTGCTTATTTAAACTTAGGAAATACATTACGAGATCTTGGTAATTTAAAAGAAGCTGAATTATTTCAGCGCAAAGCAATTGAACTTAAACCTGATTTCGTCAATGCTTTTTTAAACTTAGGAAATACATTACGAGATCTTGGCAATTTAAAAGAAGCTCAATTATCACTTAGTAAAGCATTTAAACTTCAGCCTGAAAGTGCTATTACTAATCACAATATGGGAATGATATTTAATGATCTTGGTAAATACCACACAGCTATAAAATTTTTTAAAAAGAGTATAGAGTTAGATAATGATTCAGTATTTCCCAAATGGGGCTTAATTACATCAAAAGGATATATATGCGATTGGAGTAACCATGAGAATCAAAATAAATGGTTGGAAAAGCTAGGAATTGAGGGTTCACCTGTAATACCATTAAGCTTATTTTATTATGAAGATAATCCATTAAAACAATTAAAAAGAGCTCAGAATTTATATAAGAAAAAATATCAAAAAGAAACTAAATCTATAGGACATTTTAAAAATAAAAAAATTCATATTGGATATTTCTCAGCTGACTTCAGAGCTCATCCCATGATGTATCTAATGAGCTCTATGTTCAAATTACATGATAAATCTAAATTCAAAGTATACCTATACTCATTTGTGAATAAGGAAGATGAGTATACTAAAATAGCAAAGGAATCTGGATGTATTTATAGAGATATAAAAGAATTAAATGATCTTGAGGCTGTTGAATTAGCAAGAAGTGATAGATTAGATATAGCTATTGATCGTATGGGTTATGTTAGTGGAAATAGAATGAATATATTTTCTTATAGAGTAGCACCTATACAAATTCATTATATGGCATATGCTGGAACACTTGGAGCTGATAGTATCGACTATCTTATAGCAGATAATATAATAATTCCAAAAGAATATGAAAAATATTATTCTGAAAAAATAATAAGGATGCCAAATACTTATCAATGTAATGATAATAAAAAAGAAATATGTAAGGAGCCTATTACTCGTAAGGAATTCAATCTTCCTGAAGAAGCATTTGTATTTACTTGCTTTTGTGCTAATAAAAAGATCACTCCACAAGAATTCGATATTTGGATGAAATTACTTAGATCAATTAATGGGAGTGTTCTTTGGTTATATAAATCAAATGATTATTCAGAAAAGAACTTGATTTACGAAGCAGAAAAAAGAAAAGTAGATCCAGATAGATTAATTTTTGCCAATAAATTACCATTAAAAAAACATCTAGCAAGACATGCTCTTGGAGATTTAGCACTAGATACTTTTAATTATAATGGTCATACAACTACCTCAGATGCTTTATGGGCAGGATTACCAGTTTTAACAAAGATAGGGGAAAGTTTTTCTGCAAGAGTCTCTGCAAGTTTGCTAAACTCAATAGGACTTTCTGAACTTATTACTTCTAGTAAACAAGAATACGAAAAGAAAGCTTTAAAGATCGCTAGTAATCCTAACGAACTTATAAGATTAAAAACGAAATTAGCCCAATCAAGAGAGACGTCACCACTTTATAATTCAGAATTATTCACTAGAGATCTAGAGAGTAAATTCAAGGATTTGTTAAATAAATAAGTGTAAAAATGATATTAAATTAATATATTTATTTTTCTAGTAAAAGTAATAATTTTTTATAAAACAAATAATAAACTTATGTAATTGCAATATTAACTATATAAAATCAAAAAAGTCATTATCAATGATAAGAATTATATTTCGAAGTTCATATTCCAAAAAAGTTCTACCAACAATATTCGAGTCAAATAACATGAACAAATATTGTCCTCATTCCATATTCTTTAAGTCTATTAGTAATTTTTAGCGATTTCGAACTCGTCTGAACTAATTAAAGGAGGGAGAGTCTTCTCTGACACTGCAATTATTCCTGTTATTGGTTTATGTGCCTTTATGAGCTCTCATATCAACCTATGATGACCAATAAGAACGGAGAGGGAGTCCGTTAGTGGCGAACCATAAAGAACGGCAGCGGAAGGGAATGAGAGCGTTAAAACTTCTTTTATTGGAATTGTGTATCAGAGAAGCGAAGTGGATAGGGAAGCATCCCAACTCATTAAAACTTCAGAGAGTTCCAATAGAAGAGTTTGAACAAACCTTTGATTATGGATTAAAAGATATAACCAAATTTGACGACTTCAATCAAGTAGTTGATTGGCAAAATAGTTCATTTTATCAAGCAATTAATCAATCATCTAGCGTTATTAGTTAAGTATTGATAATCTCAGAAAGAGGTTCAAATGGCACTTATAGTTAGTAGTAGAATTACTTCATACAAAAGTTCTTAGAAGATAATGGAATCTAGTGATAAAGATCAAGGGAAAAAGAATACACCTCAAGTCCAAACATTTTCAATTCCATTTCCTTTAAGAGAAAATCAAGAAAACATCACTATTAATACAAATACTCCTACGCAACCTTCTAAAGAACAAATAATTAATCAAGCATTTAAGTTTCATTCACAAGGAAACATTTCAGAAGCAGCAAAATATTATCAATATTTCATAAATCAAGGTTTCAAAGATCACAGGATTTTTTCTAATTATGGAACAATTTTACAAGGTCTTGGCAAATCACAAGACGCAGAATTGTCATTTCGTAAAGCAATTGAAATTAATCCTGATTACGCAGAGGCTTATTCCAATTTGGGAGTCTTATTGAATGATCTAGGCGAATTACAAGACGCAGAATTACATACTCTCAAAGCGATTGAAATTAAACCTGATTACGCAGAGGCTCATTCCAATCTGGGAAACATATTAAAAGAACTTGGAAAATTACAAGAAGCAGAATTACATACTCTCAAAGCGATTGAAATTAAACCTGATTACGCAGAGGCTCATTACAATCTAGGAATCATATTGAGAGCTCTTGGCAAGCTACAACAAGCAGAAATTTCATATCGCAAAGCAATTGAAATTAAACCTGATTACACAGAGGCTCATTCCAATCTGGGAAACATATTGAAAGAACTTGGAAAATTACAAGAAGCAGAATTGTCATTGCGCAAAGCAATAGAACTTAATCCTAATCTAGGAAACGCTTACTATCATCTATCACTTCTTAATTCCTTATGTGACAACAAAAGTTGGCAGGACAGACTTTTCTCTGAAAGCATCTTAAAGAATCAAAAGGAAAAAGACCTAGTTGATATTTACTTTGCCAGGGCGAATATTCTAGAAGAAAATTATAATTTCCCTCAAGCCTCTCATTTTCTAAAGAAAGCAAATAATTTGAATAGAAATATATATGGCTCAAATTATTCAGATATCAGGCAAAAAATAGAGAGTTGCTATCATAAAGTTTGGGAAGAAAAAAAAATAGATTTAAATCAAATAAATAATCTTCCTATTCCAATTTTTATAGTTGGATTACCACGATCTGGTAAAACAATTACCGAAACAATACTTGCCTGTAATAATAAATTAATAAAATGTGGAGAGGATTACACACTTCCAAAGGCTATAAAAATATATCACGAGGAAAAAGAAAATTTACTTGATTCAAATTTATCCAAGCTCTACTTCGAAAATATAGAAGCAGATATTTCCGGGAAATCATTTATTTCTACAACATTGCCAATGAATTTCATCAACATTGGATTAATTACTAGTCAAATTCCTACAGCAAGGATTATTTATTGTTACAGAAATCCTTTGGATAACATTAAAGAGACCTATAAAAAGAATATGGGAAATAAAAATACATACTCTTGTTCTATAGTTGAATCAGCAAATCTTTATATAGAAGTATACTTTTTAATGAAAGAATATCAGAAAAGGTATAATTCTATAATATATTTTCTAAATTACGATGATCTAGTCACAAATACTGGAGAAGAAATAAAACATCTTATTGATTGGCTTGGTTGGGAAAACAATAATAAATATTTAGAGCCTAATCTAGATCCGAAGACAATAAAAATAACAGGAAAAATTGATCAACAAAGAATAAATGAAAATGAAATATCCAGCTGGAAAAACTATAGAGATCTTTTAAAGCCCGCAATTCAAATATTTAATAGTAATACAAAATTTAGAAATCTATTTAAGCAATATGTAGAGGAAATGAATCAATAAATGATAGTTTTTTAATCAATACTATGTCCTAGAAGATAATAAGCAAATAACCTTACAAAACTGAGAAAAGTTTGAAGAAAAACATCCCAACACTTTCGCGGGAATGTATCAGTTCTGGGTTTGAAAAAGCGAATAAATAATTATTCTAAAAATAAGAAAATCAAATGAGAACACAAGGTATTTACATAAATGTTTCACGCAGAAATGATGATTTACCAGAAATGATTGAGGAGTATTCAGAAAAGTTCAACCTATCCAAAGCGGATACGGTTGCTGAGATTCTTAGAGCGTATCCAAAACTTATTGCTTACAAGCAGAAGGTAATGGAAGAAGAAAGCAGATCATTTGGGAGGATGTTTTCTAATGCCGTATGAGAAGAACAAAACCTCCTACCAAGATGAGGAGTTGTTTGAGAGAGAGCAAAGAGAAGAGTTAGTGAATACATAGAACAGAGAATCCTATTTCTCATTTGGAGTAGAGAGCACCCACCGTTACGGGTGCTCTTTTTTTATGCCTTCTTTTAAGGAGAGGGAGGAGAAAAGAAACCCCCACATCCTCAAAAAAGTTTCCCCCCACGCAGCACCCGAAAAAGAAAGATATACCTGAGATCTCCCTTCCCTTCAGTAATTTCCATTCCCCCCACATTTCCCCCCACACAGAACTCGGAATCTGTGG encodes the following:
- a CDS encoding tetratricopeptide repeat protein, which produces YNLGNILRALGKLQEAEESIRKAIELKPDFVEAHSNLGLVLKNLGNLSDAELSLRKAIELKPDFANAYSNLGTILKDLGNLHEAELSLRKAIALKPDFANAYSNLGTILKNLGNLKEAELFQRKAIELKPDFASAYLNLGNTLRDLGNLKEAELFQRKAIELKPDFVNAFLNLGNTLRDLGNLKEAQLSLSKAFKLQPESAITNHNMGMIFNDLGKYHTAIKFFKKSIELDNDSVFPKWGLITSKGYICDWSNHENQNKWLEKLGIEGSPVIPLSLFYYEDNPLKQLKRAQNLYKKKYQKETKSIGHFKNKKIHIGYFSADFRAHPMMYLMSSMFKLHDKSKFKVYLYSFVNKEDEYTKIAKESGCIYRDIKELNDLEAVELARSDRLDIAIDRMGYVSGNRMNIFSYRVAPIQIHYMAYAGTLGADSIDYLIADNIIIPKEYEKYYSEKIIRMPNTYQCNDNKKEICKEPITRKEFNLPEEAFVFTCFCANKKITPQEFDIWMKLLRSINGSVLWLYKSNDYSEKNLIYEAEKRKVDPDRLIFANKLPLKKHLARHALGDLALDTFNYNGHTTTSDALWAGLPVLTKIGESFSARVSASLLNSIGLSELITSSKQEYEKKALKIASNPNELIRLKTKLAQSRETSPLYNSELFTRDLESKFKDLLNK
- a CDS encoding sulfotransferase family protein, yielding MESSDKDQGKKNTPQVQTFSIPFPLRENQENITINTNTPTQPSKEQIINQAFKFHSQGNISEAAKYYQYFINQGFKDHRIFSNYGTILQGLGKSQDAELSFRKAIEINPDYAEAYSNLGVLLNDLGELQDAELHTLKAIEIKPDYAEAHSNLGNILKELGKLQEAELHTLKAIEIKPDYAEAHYNLGIILRALGKLQQAEISYRKAIEIKPDYTEAHSNLGNILKELGKLQEAELSLRKAIELNPNLGNAYYHLSLLNSLCDNKSWQDRLFSESILKNQKEKDLVDIYFARANILEENYNFPQASHFLKKANNLNRNIYGSNYSDIRQKIESCYHKVWEEKKIDLNQINNLPIPIFIVGLPRSGKTITETILACNNKLIKCGEDYTLPKAIKIYHEEKENLLDSNLSKLYFENIEADISGKSFISTTLPMNFINIGLITSQIPTARIIYCYRNPLDNIKETYKKNMGNKNTYSCSIVESANLYIEVYFLMKEYQKRYNSIIYFLNYDDLVTNTGEEIKHLIDWLGWENNNKYLEPNLDPKTIKITGKIDQQRINENEISSWKNYRDLLKPAIQIFNSNTKFRNLFKQYVEEMNQ